One Micromonospora sp. FIMYZ51 genomic window carries:
- a CDS encoding FUSC family protein, with amino-acid sequence MPEQLSEVDSARIAETMSQWHRRGKATLHDRLHRVRMAFGLAVQAGLAAGLSWLAAHELLGNPQPVFAPISAVGTLAVSVGQRFRRTVELIAGVGVGVAVGDLLIYFLGTGPWQLGLVVTAAIVLTIFAGGSVAIVIQAAATAVLIVTLSPSVEDLEIPRFIDALVGGTIALLVTAILLPLNPLRVLNRAARPALDLLAEQLDNAADGLRDGDREKVQQALDRLRDNKEELGTFIEAIEGAKETALLSPARWHRRSELTHYAEAADPIDRAMRNSGTLIRRAVTLIEDAEPVPDAMPAAISNLAEAVRVLKHEFARGEEPEQARERSLRAVAEAGQAYAEGVGFSGSVVVAQVRTTASDLMVASGISQEEANRLVRRRFGALERPGAPAGPEPAAKPPTAPPVG; translated from the coding sequence ATGCCCGAGCAGCTGTCTGAGGTGGACTCGGCCCGGATTGCCGAGACCATGTCCCAGTGGCATCGCCGAGGCAAGGCGACCCTGCACGACCGGCTGCACCGGGTGCGGATGGCGTTCGGCCTGGCAGTTCAGGCGGGCCTGGCGGCCGGGCTGTCCTGGCTGGCCGCGCACGAGCTGCTGGGTAACCCGCAGCCGGTCTTCGCTCCGATCTCCGCTGTCGGCACCCTCGCCGTCTCGGTGGGCCAGCGGTTCCGCCGAACCGTGGAACTGATCGCCGGGGTCGGGGTCGGGGTGGCGGTCGGCGACCTGCTGATCTATTTCCTCGGCACCGGTCCGTGGCAGCTCGGGTTGGTCGTCACCGCCGCCATCGTGCTTACCATCTTCGCCGGGGGCAGCGTCGCGATCGTGATCCAGGCCGCCGCGACCGCGGTGCTGATCGTGACGCTCAGCCCGTCGGTCGAGGACCTGGAGATACCGCGGTTCATCGACGCGCTCGTCGGCGGCACCATCGCGCTGCTGGTCACCGCGATCCTGCTGCCGCTCAATCCGCTGCGGGTGCTGAACCGGGCCGCCCGGCCGGCCCTGGACCTGCTCGCCGAGCAACTGGACAACGCCGCCGACGGCCTGCGGGACGGCGACCGGGAGAAGGTGCAGCAGGCGCTGGACCGGTTGCGGGACAACAAGGAGGAGCTGGGCACCTTCATCGAGGCGATCGAGGGAGCCAAGGAAACCGCCCTGCTCTCCCCGGCACGCTGGCACCGGCGCAGCGAACTCACCCACTACGCGGAGGCGGCCGATCCGATCGACCGGGCGATGCGGAACAGCGGGACGTTGATCCGGCGCGCGGTGACCCTGATCGAGGACGCGGAGCCGGTCCCGGACGCGATGCCGGCGGCGATAAGCAATCTCGCCGAGGCGGTACGCGTGCTGAAGCACGAGTTCGCCCGGGGCGAGGAGCCCGAACAGGCGCGGGAGCGGTCACTGCGCGCGGTCGCCGAGGCCGGCCAGGCGTACGCCGAGGGGGTCGGATTCTCCGGCAGCGTCGTGGTAGCCCAGGTGCGTACCACCGCCAGCGACCTGATGGTCGCCTCGGGAATCAGCCAGGAGGAGGCCAACC
- a CDS encoding FAD-linked oxidase C-terminal domain-containing protein, translated as MAATSLLDDLRAALGPDAVLTDPDLLRGYERDEADLCAAGTPLAVTRPRNTEEVAAVIRAAGRYGVPVVPQGARTGLAGAANAVDGAVLLSTVAMDAVLEIDPVSRIAVVQPGVVNATLSAAVAKQGLWYPPDPGSWESSTIGGNVATNAGGMCCVKYGVTSEYVLGLEVVLASGEVLRTGRRTAKGVAGYDLTRLFVGSEGTLGVITEVTVALRPAPAESLTLVAVFGSTAAAGEAVARIAAQGLSPSLLELLDRTHLGAIEAYRPMGLRTDAEALLLAAADTGPRAAADLAELAAVCEAAGAQEVYAATDAVEAAGLLQARRLAHPAMERYAAEAYPGGNGGLIIDDLAVPRGALAALLDGVARIAAECEVPIGVVGHAGDGNMHPNIVVDRADPASLERGRRAFDEIMRLGLELGGTCTGEHGVGLLKRDWLAREIGPVGVRVHQAIKAALDPTGLLNPGKVL; from the coding sequence ATGGCCGCCACCTCCCTCCTCGACGACCTGCGCGCCGCTCTCGGACCGGACGCGGTGCTCACCGATCCGGACCTGCTGCGCGGGTACGAGCGGGACGAGGCCGATCTGTGCGCCGCCGGTACGCCGCTGGCCGTCACCCGGCCGCGCAACACCGAGGAGGTGGCCGCCGTGATCCGGGCGGCCGGCCGGTACGGCGTACCCGTGGTGCCGCAGGGGGCACGGACCGGGCTGGCCGGCGCGGCGAACGCGGTCGACGGCGCGGTGCTGCTCAGCACGGTGGCGATGGACGCGGTGCTGGAGATCGACCCGGTGAGCCGGATCGCGGTGGTCCAGCCTGGCGTGGTCAACGCGACGCTCAGCGCGGCAGTGGCCAAGCAGGGGCTCTGGTACCCGCCGGATCCGGGCTCCTGGGAGTCGTCCACCATCGGCGGCAACGTGGCCACCAACGCGGGCGGCATGTGCTGCGTGAAGTACGGCGTGACAAGCGAGTACGTGCTCGGTTTGGAGGTGGTGCTCGCCTCCGGCGAGGTGCTGCGCACCGGTCGGCGTACGGCGAAGGGGGTGGCCGGTTACGACCTCACCCGGCTCTTCGTCGGCTCGGAGGGCACCCTCGGCGTGATCACCGAGGTGACCGTGGCGCTGCGTCCCGCTCCGGCGGAGTCGCTGACCCTGGTGGCGGTCTTCGGCTCCACTGCGGCGGCGGGCGAGGCGGTGGCCCGGATCGCCGCCCAGGGCCTCTCCCCCAGCCTGCTCGAACTACTCGACCGCACGCACCTGGGGGCGATCGAGGCGTACCGACCGATGGGGTTGCGCACGGACGCCGAGGCGCTGCTGCTGGCCGCGGCGGACACCGGGCCGCGCGCCGCCGCGGACCTCGCCGAGTTGGCCGCCGTCTGCGAGGCCGCCGGCGCCCAGGAGGTCTACGCGGCCACCGACGCGGTGGAGGCCGCCGGCCTGTTGCAGGCCCGCCGGCTCGCACATCCGGCGATGGAGAGGTACGCCGCCGAGGCGTACCCGGGCGGCAATGGCGGCTTGATCATCGACGACCTGGCGGTGCCCCGGGGTGCGCTGGCCGCCCTGCTCGACGGGGTGGCCCGGATCGCCGCCGAATGCGAGGTGCCGATCGGTGTGGTCGGTCACGCCGGTGACGGCAACATGCACCCGAACATCGTGGTCGACCGGGCCGACCCGGCCAGCCTGGAACGCGGCCGGCGGGCCTTCGACGAGATCATGCGGCTCGGTCTGGAACTCGGTGGCACCTGCACCGGTGAGCACGGCGTCGGCCTGCTCAAGCGGGACTGGCTCGCCCGTGAGATCGGGCCGGTGGGCGTACGGGTGCATCAGGCGATCAAGGCGGCACTGGATCCGACCGGCCTGCTCAACCCGGGCAAGGTGCTCTGA